A window of the Balaenoptera acutorostrata chromosome 13, mBalAcu1.1, whole genome shotgun sequence genome harbors these coding sequences:
- the LRRC30 gene encoding leucine-rich repeat-containing protein 30 gives MGARQSVARCKDKGPPGRGVLRGRQKFSPWDDALLSGRDPRCLLKRGLRHVSFSLVTKGMTDAPDFLWSLSEVQKLNLSHNQLRVLPPEVGKLTRLVVLNLCGNRLKTLPREVSLLQSLKVLFVHMNCLTELPAELSACRNLEVLSLSHNFLSQLPASLADLSRLRKLNLSHNRFAHIPVCVFSLRELDFLHVGSNRLENIAESIQCLASLQIFIAESNNIHAFPRSLCLLTRLELLNLNNNDIQTLPEELYLLCRLARIAWNPMDKGLHISHNPLSKPLPELLEGGLEMLFSYLKDKKHT, from the coding sequence ATGGGGGCCAGGCAGTCTGTTGCCCGGTGCAAGGACAAGGGCCCCCCGGGGCGGGGGGTCCTGCGGGGGAGGCAGAAGTTCTCCCCGTGGGACGATGCTCTGCTCTCGGGGAGGGACCCGCGGTGTCTGCTGAAGCGGGGCCTGCGGCACGTCAGTTTCAGCCTGGTCACCAAGGGCATGACGGATGCTCCCGACTTCCTGTGGAGCCTGTCAGAGGTGCAGAAGCTCAACCTGTCCCACAACCAGCTCCGGGTCCTCCCGCCCGAGGTGGGGAAGCTGACACGGCTGGTGGTCTTGAACTTGTGCGGGAACCGCCTGAAGACCCTGCCCCGGGAGGTCAGCCTCCTCCAGAGCCTCAAGGTCCTGTTTGTGCACATGAACTGCCTGACGGAGCTGCCGGCAGAGCTGAGCGCCTGCCGGAACCTGGAGGTCCTGAGCCTGTCGCACAACTTCCTGTCCCAGCTCCCCGCCAGCCTCGCCGACCTCTCCCGGCTGCGCAAGCTGAACCTCAGCCACAACCGCTTTGCCCACATCCCCGTCTGCGTGTTCTCGCTCAGGGAGCTCGACTTCCTGCACGTGGGCTCCAACCGCCTGGAGAACATCGCCGAGAGCATCCAGTGCCTGGCCAGCCTGCAGATCTTCATTGCCGAGAGTAACAATATCCACGCCTTCCCCCGCTCCCTCTGCCTGCTCACGAGGCTGGAGCTGCTGAACTTGAACAACAATGACATCCAGACCCTCCCCGAGGAACTCTACCTGCTGTGCAGACTGGCCAGGATCGCTTGGAACCCCATGGACAAAGGGCTTCACATTTCCCACAACCCTTTATCCAAACCTCTGCCGGAGCTGCTGGAGGGGGGTCTGGAGATGCTCTTTAGTTACCTGAAGGACAAAAAACACACCTGA